The proteins below come from a single Geobacillus thermoleovorans genomic window:
- a CDS encoding BsuPI-related putative proteinase inhibitor yields MGKGKVIGIAAALAGVAAASALLVHVNADERPQAKDDLLAPAPSGKPAPAGGKGIIAGTLEPSLTYEKQNGAYVFTFTVKNQTERVQTVTFTSSKKYDYVLYRDGQKMKQFSEGKMFAQIYEERPLKQGEELSFQETFRDLEPGTYTLEWWLADPNWPNARAKATFTVE; encoded by the coding sequence ATGGGCAAAGGAAAAGTGATCGGCATCGCCGCGGCGTTAGCAGGGGTAGCGGCAGCGAGCGCACTGCTCGTGCATGTCAATGCCGACGAACGGCCGCAAGCGAAAGACGATTTGCTTGCCCCAGCGCCATCAGGCAAACCGGCGCCCGCGGGCGGAAAAGGCATCATCGCCGGGACGCTTGAGCCATCGCTGACATATGAAAAACAAAACGGGGCATACGTGTTTACCTTCACGGTGAAAAACCAAACCGAACGCGTGCAAACGGTGACGTTTACGAGCTCGAAAAAGTATGACTACGTTTTATACCGCGATGGACAAAAGATGAAGCAGTTCAGCGAAGGGAAGATGTTTGCGCAAATTTATGAGGAACGGCCGTTAAAACAGGGGGAAGAGCTGTCGTTTCAGGAAACGTTCCGCGACCTAGAACCGGGGACGTATACGCTTGAGTGGTGGCTCGCTGATCCAAACTGGCCGAACGCGCGGGCGAAGGCGACATTTACGGTCGAGTGA
- a CDS encoding flagellar hook-basal body protein, which produces MLRGLYTAASGMLAQERRVDWLTNNLANAETPGYKADAAAMRAFPELLMSRLEDQPIPTASRRAIPTQTVIGPLVTGVYMQELIPNFRQGDVKETGLATDIALVDGQVPVDRASGQRGALFFAVANGQGEVRYTRNGHFTLSPDGYLTTQEGWYVLDANGERIPLSSERFAVRDDGTIIDENGTATRLGVAFAANPQTLVKEGNGLFRSTTGPLPQAPGNVTYTVKQRFLERSNVDIERTMTDLLAAYRAFEANQKIVQAYDRSLDKAVNEVGRLK; this is translated from the coding sequence ATGTTGAGAGGGTTGTACACCGCCGCGAGCGGCATGTTGGCGCAAGAGCGGCGCGTGGATTGGTTGACGAACAATTTGGCGAACGCCGAAACGCCGGGATACAAAGCCGATGCGGCCGCGATGAGAGCGTTTCCGGAACTGTTGATGAGCCGCCTCGAGGATCAACCGATCCCGACCGCCTCAAGGCGCGCCATCCCGACGCAAACCGTCATTGGGCCGCTCGTTACGGGCGTCTATATGCAAGAACTCATCCCGAACTTCCGCCAAGGGGATGTGAAAGAAACCGGCTTGGCGACCGATATCGCCCTTGTGGACGGACAAGTCCCCGTCGACCGGGCGAGCGGCCAGCGAGGCGCGCTGTTTTTTGCCGTCGCCAACGGTCAAGGGGAGGTCCGCTACACAAGAAACGGTCATTTCACCTTGAGCCCGGACGGCTACTTGACGACGCAAGAGGGCTGGTATGTGCTTGATGCCAATGGCGAGCGCATTCCGCTCTCAAGCGAGCGGTTTGCCGTCCGCGACGATGGAACGATCATCGATGAGAATGGGACGGCCACCCGTCTCGGCGTTGCATTCGCCGCCAATCCGCAAACGTTGGTCAAGGAAGGAAACGGCTTATTCCGCAGCACGACAGGGCCGTTGCCGCAGGCGCCCGGCAATGTGACGTATACGGTGAAACAGCGTTTTCTCGAGCGGTCGAACGTCGACATTGAGCGGACGATGACCGATTTGCTCGCTGCCTACCGCGCATTTGAAGCAAACCAAAAAATCGTCCAAGCGTACGACCGCAGCTTGGACAAGGCCGTCAACGAAGTCGGCCGCCTGAAATGA
- a CDS encoding chromate transporter yields MIYWQLFLAFFWPGILGYGGGPASIPLIEHEVVDRYGWMTVNEFSEVLALGNSLPGPIATKMAGYIGYEQAGVLGAAIGVFASVAPSLVLLLALLGLLYKWKDAPQVKRLTAYIRPAIAVMLGIMAIDLFRESYEGAGLGQTAFLTAASAFLLLGKWRIHPAYVIVLALVYGAFFLS; encoded by the coding sequence ATGATCTACTGGCAGCTGTTTCTCGCCTTTTTTTGGCCCGGCATTCTCGGCTACGGCGGCGGCCCGGCTTCCATCCCACTCATCGAGCACGAGGTCGTTGACCGCTACGGCTGGATGACGGTCAACGAATTCAGCGAGGTGCTGGCGCTTGGCAACTCTCTTCCCGGCCCCATTGCGACGAAAATGGCAGGTTATATCGGATACGAACAAGCCGGCGTCCTTGGCGCTGCCATCGGAGTGTTTGCCAGCGTCGCTCCGTCGCTCGTTTTGCTGTTGGCGCTGCTTGGGCTCTTGTACAAATGGAAAGACGCGCCGCAAGTGAAGCGGCTCACCGCCTACATCCGCCCAGCGATCGCCGTGATGCTCGGGATTATGGCGATCGACCTTTTCCGCGAATCGTACGAAGGGGCCGGGCTCGGCCAAACGGCGTTTCTCACCGCCGCGAGCGCTTTTTTGCTGCTGGGCAAATGGCGCATCCACCCAGCGTACGTCATCGTCTTGGCGCTTGTGTATGGGGCTTTCTTTTTGTCGTAA
- a CDS encoding chromate transporter yields MNQWHLFLAFFRVGMLGYGGGPSSIPLVRAEVVAKYRWMADEEFAEILAIANALPGPIATKLAGYIGYRVGGALGLVNAVLATTAPTVVLMIVLLAALSSFKDTPWVAGMTKAVVPVVAVMLAEMTWQFAKQARAALGWRPAALLLLACFLALQWLGLHPALVVAVLLAAAFVGRSKPKAVDRDKGGERRASS; encoded by the coding sequence ATGAACCAGTGGCATTTGTTTCTCGCTTTTTTCCGCGTCGGCATGCTTGGATATGGGGGCGGCCCGTCTTCGATCCCGCTTGTGCGCGCTGAAGTGGTGGCGAAATACCGCTGGATGGCGGATGAAGAATTCGCTGAAATTCTGGCCATCGCCAATGCTTTGCCCGGCCCGATCGCCACGAAGCTTGCCGGCTATATCGGCTACCGTGTCGGCGGCGCGCTCGGTTTAGTGAACGCCGTGTTGGCGACGACGGCCCCGACGGTCGTGTTGATGATCGTGCTGTTGGCCGCCTTATCCTCGTTTAAAGACACACCATGGGTCGCTGGGATGACCAAAGCGGTCGTGCCGGTCGTGGCCGTCATGCTTGCCGAGATGACGTGGCAGTTCGCCAAACAGGCGCGCGCCGCCCTCGGCTGGCGGCCGGCCGCCCTGCTCCTTCTTGCCTGCTTTTTGGCCTTGCAGTGGCTCGGCCTTCATCCGGCGCTTGTGGTCGCAGTGTTGCTTGCGGCCGCGTTTGTCGGCCGAAGCAAGCCGAAGGCGGTGGATAGAGACAAAGGCGGAGAAAGGAGGGCGTCGTCATGA
- the spoIIID gene encoding sporulation transcriptional regulator SpoIIID: MHDYIKERTIKIGKYIVETRKTVRVIAKEFGVSKSTVHKDLTERLPEINPELAQEVKQILDYHKSIRHLRGGEATKKKYKKQAVKNN, encoded by the coding sequence GTGCACGATTACATCAAAGAGCGTACGATCAAGATTGGCAAGTATATCGTGGAGACAAGGAAAACCGTTCGCGTCATTGCGAAAGAATTTGGCGTATCCAAAAGCACCGTGCATAAAGACTTGACCGAGCGGCTGCCGGAAATCAACCCGGAACTGGCCCAAGAAGTCAAACAAATTCTCGATTACCATAAATCGATCCGCCATTTGCGCGGCGGGGAAGCAACGAAGAAAAAGTATAAAAAGCAAGCAGTGAAAAACAACTGA
- the mreB gene encoding rod shape-determining protein, producing MFSRDIGIDLGTANVLIFVKGKGIVLNEPSVVAIDKHTNKVLAVGEEARRMVGRTPGNIVAIRPLKDGVIADFDITEAMLKHFLSKLDLKGFFAKPRILICCPTNTTSVERKAIKEAAEKSGGKKVYLEEEPKVAAIGAGMDIFQPCGNMVVDIGGGTTDVAVLSMGDIVTASSIKMAGDKFDMEILNYIKREYKLLIGERTAEEIKIKVATVFPGARSEEIDVRGRDLVTGLPRTITVRSEEIERALREPVSLIVQAAKSVLERTPPELSADIIDRGVILTGGGALLHGIDLLLSEELKLPVFVAENPMDCVALGTGIMLENIDRAPKSQLI from the coding sequence ATGTTTTCACGAGACATCGGCATCGACCTAGGCACGGCGAACGTCCTCATTTTCGTCAAAGGCAAAGGCATCGTGCTCAATGAGCCGTCCGTCGTGGCGATCGATAAACACACGAACAAAGTGCTGGCAGTGGGCGAAGAAGCACGACGAATGGTCGGACGTACTCCTGGGAATATTGTTGCCATTCGGCCGCTCAAAGACGGCGTCATCGCGGATTTTGACATTACCGAAGCCATGCTGAAGCATTTCTTAAGCAAGCTCGACCTAAAAGGCTTTTTCGCCAAACCGCGCATTTTGATTTGTTGCCCGACGAACACAACATCCGTGGAACGGAAAGCGATCAAAGAGGCAGCGGAAAAAAGCGGCGGCAAAAAAGTGTACTTGGAGGAAGAGCCGAAAGTCGCAGCCATTGGCGCCGGAATGGACATTTTTCAGCCGTGCGGAAACATGGTCGTTGATATTGGCGGTGGCACGACTGACGTCGCGGTTCTCTCGATGGGAGACATCGTCACCGCCTCTTCCATTAAAATGGCCGGGGACAAGTTTGATATGGAGATTTTAAACTACATCAAGCGCGAATATAAGCTGCTCATTGGGGAGCGAACGGCCGAGGAAATCAAGATTAAGGTCGCAACGGTATTCCCAGGCGCACGGTCCGAAGAAATCGACGTCCGCGGCCGCGATCTCGTCACCGGACTGCCGCGCACGATCACCGTTCGATCGGAGGAGATCGAACGGGCGCTTCGCGAGCCGGTGTCGTTGATTGTACAAGCCGCCAAAAGCGTGCTCGAGCGCACCCCGCCGGAATTGTCGGCGGATATTATCGACCGCGGCGTCATTTTAACGGGTGGCGGTGCATTGCTTCATGGCATCGATTTATTGCTGTCAGAAGAGCTGAAGCTTCCGGTGTTCGTCGCGGAGAATCCGATGGACTGCGTCGCTCTTGGCACCGGGATTATGCTGGAAAACATCGATCGGGCGCCAAAATCGCAATTGATTTAA
- a CDS encoding gamma-glutamyltransferase family protein — MDYLYHPYPSQRMTVFAKNGVVATSQPLAAQAGLEVLKKGGNAIDAAIAAAACLTVVEPTSNGIGGDAFALVWTNGKLYGLNASGYAPKAISIEALKERGYTEMPKYGFAPVTVPGAPAAWAALSKRFGRLPLVETLAPAIAYAENGYPVSPVLGKYWAAAFRTYKEALRGPEFAAWFATFAPGGRAPKIGEVWASPDHAATLRSIAETEAESFYRGELAEKIAAFSKQYGGFLAADDLAEYEPEWVEPISVSYRGYEVWEIPPNGQGIVALMAINIMNGFDVPSVPDVETHHRQIEAMKLAFADGKAYIADCRYMNCSPDELLSESFAAMRRAQIGEEALTPEPGTPPKGGTVYLAAADGEGNMVSYIQSNYMGFGSGLVVPGTGIALHNRGHNFAFDEGHPNGLAPRKKPYHTIIPGFLTKGGAPVGPFGVMGGFMQPQGHLQVIMNTIDFDLNPQAALDAPRWQWMEGKTVLVEPHFPRHIAEALARKGHDIRLALDSGLFGRGQIIWRDPDTGVLAAGTEPRTDGAVAAW; from the coding sequence ATGGACTACCTATACCACCCATACCCATCGCAGCGGATGACGGTGTTCGCCAAAAACGGCGTTGTGGCGACATCGCAGCCGCTCGCGGCGCAGGCGGGGCTTGAGGTGTTGAAAAAAGGCGGCAACGCCATCGATGCCGCCATTGCCGCCGCCGCCTGTCTGACGGTCGTCGAACCGACATCGAACGGCATCGGCGGCGATGCGTTCGCTCTCGTCTGGACGAATGGGAAACTGTACGGGCTGAATGCGAGCGGCTATGCGCCGAAAGCGATCTCGATTGAAGCGCTGAAAGAGCGCGGCTATACAGAGATGCCGAAATACGGCTTTGCTCCGGTGACCGTTCCGGGGGCGCCGGCGGCGTGGGCGGCGCTGTCAAAGCGCTTCGGCCGCCTGCCGCTTGTGGAAACGCTCGCACCGGCGATCGCCTATGCGGAAAACGGCTATCCGGTTTCGCCAGTGCTCGGAAAGTATTGGGCTGCGGCGTTTCGTACATACAAAGAAGCGCTTCGCGGGCCGGAGTTTGCCGCCTGGTTTGCGACGTTTGCGCCGGGCGGCCGCGCGCCGAAGATCGGCGAAGTGTGGGCCTCGCCGGACCATGCGGCGACGCTCCGCTCCATTGCCGAAACGGAAGCGGAAAGCTTTTACCGCGGCGAGCTGGCGGAAAAAATCGCCGCCTTCTCGAAGCAATACGGCGGCTTTTTGGCGGCGGACGACCTCGCCGAGTATGAACCGGAATGGGTCGAGCCGATCTCCGTCTCCTACCGCGGCTATGAGGTGTGGGAAATTCCGCCGAACGGCCAAGGGATTGTCGCGTTGATGGCCATCAACATCATGAACGGGTTTGACGTGCCGAGCGTGCCGGATGTCGAGACGCACCACCGGCAAATCGAGGCGATGAAGCTTGCCTTTGCCGATGGGAAAGCGTACATCGCCGACTGCCGCTATATGAACTGCAGCCCAGACGAGCTGTTGTCGGAATCGTTTGCCGCGATGCGCCGGGCGCAAATCGGCGAGGAGGCGCTGACGCCGGAGCCGGGAACGCCGCCAAAAGGCGGAACGGTCTATTTGGCCGCCGCGGACGGCGAAGGGAATATGGTGTCCTATATTCAAAGCAACTACATGGGCTTCGGCTCGGGCCTCGTCGTCCCAGGAACGGGCATCGCCCTGCACAATCGCGGCCATAACTTCGCCTTTGATGAAGGCCATCCGAACGGGCTGGCGCCAAGGAAAAAGCCGTACCATACGATCATCCCCGGCTTTTTGACCAAAGGCGGCGCGCCGGTCGGCCCGTTCGGCGTCATGGGTGGATTTATGCAGCCGCAAGGGCATCTGCAAGTGATCATGAACACGATCGATTTTGACTTAAACCCGCAAGCGGCGCTCGATGCGCCACGTTGGCAGTGGATGGAAGGGAAAACGGTATTGGTGGAGCCGCACTTCCCGCGCCATATCGCTGAAGCGCTCGCCCGCAAAGGGCATGACATCCGCTTGGCGTTGGACAGCGGACTGTTCGGCCGCGGGCAAATCATTTGGCGCGATCCTGACACCGGCGTGCTCGCCGCCGGGACGGAGCCGCGCACGGACGGTGCGGTGGCCGCTTGGTGA